AGACAATCACCTGAACAGTACATAAGATGGGGACAACTATTACATAGGTGGTTCCACTCATTTTTCTGCTGTCCGAATGCTCCGTATAGCGATGAATTTTGAAAAGTTTCCCAGCCTGTATCCATTATGTTCCCTAATTTTAATTTGGGGTCGACAAAAAAGTCACAAGGATATATATCGCCATTGTGTTCTACCACAAAATAATGTCTACAGTCTCCTGCCATGGTACAGGTACTATAGTTGCCATACATCATAAATTCCAGTAAAGAATCAAAAAGTCTTATGGATACTTTAAATACTCCAGTTTTAAGCCATTCATCAAACAATTCACACAAAAAATCGCCCCAGGCATCTCCTGTAATGGCAAAGGGAAGCATATTTCCCCCCTCATCGAATTCTACACAAGGGATATATTGATGAAAGAAAAGACCCATATCGCATAGATAGTTATATACCTCTTTGGCATGGCCTACATTGGCTTCATTTACCAGAGTAAGTATATTAAACTCAACCTTATTTCTATTGAGGCAATCTATAGCAGATATGACCTTATGATGTGTACCTTCCTGCCCTGCGTCTTTTCTATATTTGTCATGTATATAGGCAGGGCCATCTAGGCTTAGACCTACTAAAAAATTATATTCATGAAGCA
This Xylanivirga thermophila DNA region includes the following protein-coding sequences:
- a CDS encoding anaerobic sulfatase maturase yields the protein MPVKPFSLLIKPASADCNLRCTYCFYFDKYRLYPESSVHRMDRKTLDRVISSYMSTPQPLYAFGWQGGEPTIMGVEFFEEVVSLQQKYGKKGSVVSNGLQTNGTLLDDSFAKLLHEYNFLVGLSLDGPAYIHDKYRKDAGQEGTHHKVISAIDCLNRNKVEFNILTLVNEANVGHAKEVYNYLCDMGLFFHQYIPCVEFDEGGNMLPFAITGDAWGDFLCELFDEWLKTGVFKVSIRLFDSLLEFMMYGNYSTCTMAGDCRHYFVVEHNGDIYPCDFFVDPKLKLGNIMDTGWETFQNSSLYGAFGQQKNEWNHLCNSCPHLMYCSGDCLKHRIYAGNNPKNISWLCSGWKKFYDHAIPKLKELAHEIKTQNNEQQKLFCDTKWERNDPCFCHSGKKYKKCHGTVM